The proteins below are encoded in one region of Limnochorda pilosa:
- a CDS encoding TVP38/TMEM64 family protein, which translates to MIRQRARASWPARPRTVAFGLFLALATATVLWILARSGLVPALRATMRGLGSAEAIQAWVEQFGVAGPLVMAVLQVVQVVVAPIPGAATAVASGFLFGPWIGSLVSEVGIVAGSALAFFLARRFGRPLVVRMVSRGTLERVDRFVRRRGATALFLFFLIPFLPDDVACLAAGLSPIPFRLFMVLVLVGRTPAIVVGSLTGARLVELSPAAWVLLAAGALALAVLLARYEERLSERFWRLLNGIRPR; encoded by the coding sequence TTGATACGCCAACGGGCACGCGCCTCCTGGCCCGCCCGCCCCCGTACCGTGGCCTTCGGGCTCTTCCTTGCCCTCGCGACCGCCACGGTGCTCTGGATCCTGGCGCGCTCGGGGCTCGTGCCAGCGCTGCGGGCGACCATGCGCGGGCTGGGCTCCGCTGAGGCGATCCAGGCCTGGGTGGAGCAGTTCGGCGTGGCCGGCCCGCTGGTGATGGCGGTCCTCCAGGTGGTGCAGGTGGTGGTGGCGCCCATTCCCGGCGCCGCCACGGCGGTGGCCAGCGGCTTCCTCTTCGGTCCCTGGATCGGCTCGCTGGTGAGCGAGGTGGGCATCGTGGCCGGCTCGGCCCTGGCTTTCTTCCTGGCCCGGCGGTTCGGCCGGCCGCTGGTGGTCCGTATGGTCTCACGGGGCACGCTGGAGCGCGTCGACCGCTTCGTGCGGCGGCGGGGAGCCACCGCTCTCTTCCTGTTCTTCCTCATTCCCTTCCTGCCCGACGACGTCGCATGCCTGGCCGCGGGGCTCTCCCCCATCCCCTTCCGGCTCTTCATGGTGCTGGTCCTGGTGGGGCGGACGCCGGCGATCGTGGTGGGGAGCCTCACGGGGGCGCGGCTGGTGGAACTCTCCCCGGCGGCCTGGGTGCTCCTGGCGGCCGGGGCGTTGGCCCTGGCGGTGCTCCTGGCCCGCTACGAGGAGCGGCTCTCCGAGCGGTTCTGGCGCTTGCTGAACGGCATCCGGCCCCGCTGA
- a CDS encoding MFS transporter: MNELEQATPVRQPAPGVEPVTRPAGVFAHRDFRLLWLGQLVSNLGDSFLNLALLWLVKELTGSALLMGTVMAAYSLPFVLVGGIAGVYADRWEKRRLMIACDLLRAGLLAVFVALYFADAVSWHLVLPMAVAMGSATAFFEPARQGSLVYLVKEHELTQANSFSMLTRQAAQMAGPVLAGLVVATWSVGVAVVIDLVTFLVSAAALGLMRLATPRKAAGRGLGAALADLKEGLAALVGHPVLRWVFPLGIVGNFLFGPIPVLLPLFADQVSTLGPVAMGYLEGAAGAGMLLGSLVIGVVGGRWRKGRTGITAFFGMSLATIAFGLSRSLAPAVAGFTAWGFFNPLINVPITTMAQQEIPAEQHGRVFGVFLAAIMAAQPISMAFGGVLGDALGVRAVYTGSGVIFLGLALFAASLRPLREAR; this comes from the coding sequence GTGAACGAGCTGGAGCAAGCGACGCCGGTCAGGCAGCCCGCTCCGGGCGTGGAGCCGGTCACCCGGCCCGCGGGGGTCTTCGCCCACCGCGACTTCCGGCTTCTCTGGCTGGGGCAGCTGGTGAGCAACCTGGGCGACTCCTTCCTCAACCTGGCCCTCCTCTGGCTGGTGAAGGAGCTGACGGGCTCCGCCCTCCTGATGGGCACGGTGATGGCCGCCTACTCGCTCCCCTTTGTGCTGGTGGGCGGCATCGCAGGCGTCTACGCCGACCGGTGGGAGAAGCGCCGTCTCATGATCGCCTGCGACCTGCTGCGGGCGGGGCTCCTGGCCGTCTTTGTGGCCCTCTACTTCGCCGACGCGGTGAGCTGGCACCTCGTCCTGCCCATGGCGGTGGCGATGGGTTCGGCCACCGCCTTCTTCGAGCCCGCCCGGCAGGGAAGCCTCGTCTATCTGGTGAAGGAGCACGAGCTCACCCAGGCCAACTCCTTCTCCATGCTCACCCGGCAGGCGGCCCAGATGGCCGGCCCGGTGCTGGCGGGCCTGGTGGTGGCGACCTGGAGCGTGGGCGTCGCAGTGGTCATCGACCTGGTCACCTTCCTCGTGTCGGCCGCGGCCCTGGGGCTCATGCGCCTGGCCACCCCGCGCAAGGCCGCGGGGCGCGGCCTGGGCGCCGCCCTGGCCGACCTGAAGGAAGGCCTGGCCGCCCTGGTGGGTCACCCCGTCCTACGGTGGGTCTTCCCCCTGGGCATCGTCGGCAACTTCCTCTTCGGGCCGATCCCCGTCCTGCTCCCCCTCTTCGCCGACCAGGTTTCCACCCTGGGGCCGGTGGCCATGGGTTACCTGGAAGGCGCCGCAGGGGCCGGCATGCTGCTGGGCTCGCTGGTGATAGGCGTGGTCGGCGGTCGCTGGCGCAAGGGCCGTACGGGCATTACGGCCTTCTTCGGCATGAGTCTGGCCACCATCGCCTTCGGGCTCTCCCGGAGCCTGGCACCGGCCGTGGCCGGTTTCACCGCCTGGGGCTTCTTCAACCCTCTGATCAACGTGCCCATCACCACCATGGCCCAGCAGGAGATCCCGGCCGAGCAGCACGGGCGGGTCTTCGGGGTCTTCCTGGCCGCGATCATGGCGGCGCAGCCCATCTCCATGGCCTTTGGCGGGGTCCTAGGCGACGCGCTGGGGGTGCGGGCGGTCTACACGGGCAGCGGGGTCATCTTCCTGGGTCTCGCCCTTTTCGCCGCCTCCCTGCGCCCGCTGCGGGAGGCGCGCTGA
- a CDS encoding enoyl-ACP reductase FabI translates to MLLEGKRAAIFNVANKRSIAWAIAQACAREGAELVLGYQNERLGEKVRELVPELPREPVLVPMDVATDEGVEAAVEQVRARAGELDVLVHSLAFAPSEALERPYVETSREAFRTALEVSAYSLALLARAFRPLLRPGASLLALTYYGSEKVMPNYNLMGVAKAALESSVRYLAYDLGADGIRVNAISAGPLNTLSARGISGFTGILQIYRDRAALKRNIEHREVADTAVFLASPLASGITGEVVFVDAGYSIMGA, encoded by the coding sequence ATGCTGCTGGAAGGGAAGCGGGCGGCGATCTTCAACGTGGCCAACAAGCGGAGCATCGCGTGGGCCATCGCCCAGGCCTGCGCGCGGGAGGGCGCCGAGCTGGTGCTGGGCTACCAGAACGAGCGCCTGGGGGAGAAGGTGCGGGAGCTGGTCCCGGAGCTGCCCCGGGAGCCGGTGCTGGTGCCGATGGATGTGGCCACCGACGAGGGCGTCGAGGCCGCAGTGGAGCAGGTGCGCGCCCGGGCTGGTGAGCTGGACGTGCTGGTCCACAGCCTGGCCTTCGCGCCCAGCGAGGCGCTGGAGCGCCCCTACGTGGAGACCTCCCGGGAGGCCTTCCGCACGGCCCTGGAGGTGAGCGCCTACTCCCTGGCCCTCCTGGCACGCGCCTTCCGGCCGCTCTTGCGGCCCGGCGCCAGCCTGCTGGCCCTGACCTACTACGGATCGGAGAAGGTCATGCCCAACTACAACCTGATGGGCGTGGCCAAGGCGGCGCTCGAGTCCAGCGTCCGGTACCTCGCCTACGACCTGGGGGCGGACGGGATCCGGGTGAACGCCATCTCCGCCGGCCCCCTCAACACCCTCTCGGCCCGGGGTATCTCAGGATTCACCGGCATACTGCAGATCTACCGGGACCGGGCGGCGCTCAAGCGAAACATCGAGCACCGAGAGGTGGCCGACACGGCCGTCTTCCTGGCCAGCCCCCTCGCTTCGGGGATCACCGGGGAGGTGGTCTTCGTCGACGCCGGCTACAGCATCATGGGCGCCTGA
- a CDS encoding metal ABC transporter substrate-binding protein, translating into MRLVRALGPPRREARLRGRGWVPGAVALAAALVLGGLLAGGPTPASAGPVLQVVTTLPPIADLVARVGGERVEVSSLLPPGASPHAYEPRPLDVRRLSRADLVMLVGAGLDEWMEPLLETAGGAPYLALAETTRLLPASEEVRVLASNAGDGHAIGDGNATEDGRAQEAEPGHEHDTGLWDPHVWLDPIRARDDLAPAVARALAEVDPAGREAYERNLAALQAELTHLDQDLRTLLAPYEGTRFVAVHSAWRYFAERYGLQQVASIQEFPGREPGPAWMAGVITLAREQGVRLVVAEAQFDPRLAEQLARETGAKVIRLDPLGGAGVAGMESYDALMRANAGRIAEALGANGAEGAPGGS; encoded by the coding sequence GTGAGGCTGGTTCGAGCCCTTGGACCCCCGCGGCGTGAGGCGCGGCTGCGCGGCAGGGGTTGGGTCCCAGGCGCCGTCGCGCTCGCGGCCGCCCTGGTCCTCGGCGGCCTGCTGGCGGGAGGGCCCACTCCTGCATCGGCCGGGCCCGTTCTCCAGGTGGTGACCACCCTGCCCCCCATCGCAGATCTGGTGGCCCGGGTGGGCGGTGAGCGGGTTGAGGTCTCGTCGCTCCTGCCGCCGGGGGCCAGCCCGCATGCGTACGAGCCGCGCCCTTTAGATGTCCGGCGGCTCTCCCGGGCGGATCTGGTGATGCTGGTGGGGGCCGGGCTCGATGAATGGATGGAGCCGTTGCTGGAGACGGCGGGTGGCGCGCCCTACCTGGCGCTGGCCGAGACCACCCGCCTGCTCCCGGCTTCCGAGGAGGTTCGGGTGCTCGCCTCCAACGCCGGGGACGGGCACGCCATCGGGGACGGAAACGCCACCGAGGATGGGCGTGCCCAGGAGGCCGAGCCCGGCCACGAGCACGACACGGGCCTCTGGGATCCCCACGTCTGGTTGGATCCCATCAGGGCCCGCGACGATCTGGCGCCGGCCGTGGCCCGGGCGCTGGCCGAGGTCGACCCGGCCGGGCGCGAGGCCTACGAGCGAAACCTGGCCGCCCTGCAGGCAGAGCTGACCCATCTGGACCAGGATCTGCGCACACTCCTGGCGCCTTACGAGGGGACCCGCTTCGTCGCCGTGCACTCGGCCTGGCGCTACTTCGCCGAGCGCTACGGGCTGCAGCAGGTGGCCAGCATCCAGGAGTTCCCGGGCCGGGAGCCGGGTCCGGCCTGGATGGCCGGCGTGATCACCCTGGCCCGGGAGCAGGGGGTCCGGCTGGTGGTGGCCGAGGCCCAGTTCGACCCGCGCCTGGCCGAGCAGCTTGCCCGAGAGACGGGCGCGAAGGTCATCCGGCTCGACCCGCTGGGTGGTGCCGGGGTGGCCGGGATGGAGAGCTACGATGCCTTGATGCGCGCCAACGCGGGCAGGATCGCCGAAGCGCTGGGCGCGAACGGCGCTGAGGGCGCGCCCGGCGGGTCCTGA
- a CDS encoding metal ABC transporter permease: MDEIFAYEFMRRALLVVLLAGGLSSLVGFFVVAQRLAFAGHGVAHSAYGGLAIGLLLGTSPFWTGSLFAVAVALLIGWTTRKGRLPEDTTIGVFLAAAMALGTAVISQVPGYVDLFSLLFGNVLAARADEVAALAAVGGAVAFFVILRFHDLLSVAFSEELARIDGRPVAFLYYGLLVAVALVVMVSVRAVGVVLASALLVIPTAAARQLASGYRGVLGASLAVSLASGVGGLMLSFVWDIPSGASIVLLATLFFALSLAARPLRTL; encoded by the coding sequence ATGGATGAGATCTTCGCGTACGAGTTCATGCGCCGGGCCTTGCTGGTGGTTCTCCTGGCGGGGGGCCTCTCGAGCCTGGTGGGCTTCTTCGTGGTCGCCCAGCGGCTGGCCTTTGCAGGGCACGGGGTGGCCCACTCGGCCTACGGAGGGCTCGCCATCGGCCTTCTGCTGGGGACGTCGCCCTTCTGGACGGGCAGCCTCTTCGCGGTGGCAGTGGCCCTCCTCATCGGCTGGACGACCCGCAAGGGACGGCTGCCCGAGGACACCACCATCGGGGTCTTCCTCGCGGCGGCGATGGCTCTGGGCACGGCGGTCATCAGCCAGGTGCCGGGATACGTGGACCTCTTCAGCCTCCTTTTCGGCAACGTCCTGGCCGCCAGGGCCGACGAGGTGGCCGCGCTGGCCGCGGTGGGGGGAGCGGTGGCCTTCTTCGTCATCCTCCGTTTCCACGACCTGCTGAGCGTTGCCTTCTCCGAGGAGCTGGCCCGTATCGACGGGCGACCGGTGGCGTTCCTCTACTACGGCCTGCTGGTGGCGGTCGCGCTGGTGGTGATGGTCTCGGTGCGGGCCGTGGGCGTCGTGCTCGCGTCGGCCCTGCTGGTGATCCCCACGGCCGCGGCCCGGCAGCTGGCCTCGGGCTACCGGGGCGTCCTGGGCGCCTCCCTGGCCGTGAGCCTGGCCAGCGGCGTGGGCGGCCTCATGCTCTCCTTCGTCTGGGACATCCCGTCGGGAGCGAGCATCGTTCTGCTGGCCACCCTCTTCTTCGCCCTCAGCCTGGCGGCGCGCCCGTTGAGGACCCTGTGA
- a CDS encoding TlpA family protein disulfide reductase, whose product MRRTLVAVWVVVLAGAVGLAVAGGPSELAALLLRPRPEVGRRAPDFTLTSLEGVPVSLGSFQGRPVIINFWASWCPPCREEMPHLQAAAKADEELVVLAVDATHTERRQEDVAAFVEEYGLTFPVVLDRDGAVNEEYLVRALPTSYFVDRQGVIRARYLGGMTPRALEENLKAIR is encoded by the coding sequence ATGCGTCGCACCTTGGTCGCAGTATGGGTGGTGGTCTTGGCGGGCGCCGTCGGCCTGGCGGTCGCGGGAGGACCAAGCGAGCTGGCGGCGCTCCTGCTTCGCCCCAGACCGGAAGTGGGGCGCCGGGCCCCGGACTTCACCCTGACCTCCCTGGAGGGAGTGCCCGTCTCCCTCGGTTCGTTCCAGGGGCGCCCGGTGATCATCAACTTCTGGGCCTCCTGGTGCCCGCCGTGCCGGGAGGAGATGCCGCACCTGCAGGCGGCGGCCAAGGCCGACGAAGAGCTGGTGGTGCTGGCGGTGGACGCCACCCACACCGAACGGCGCCAGGAGGATGTGGCCGCCTTCGTGGAGGAGTACGGTCTCACCTTCCCTGTGGTCCTCGATCGGGACGGGGCGGTCAACGAGGAGTACCTGGTGCGGGCCCTCCCCACGTCGTACTTCGTGGACCGGCAGGGCGTGATCCGGGCCCGCTACCTGGGCGGGATGACCCCCCGTGCGCTCGAGGAGAACCTCAAGGCCATCCGGTAA
- a CDS encoding aldo/keto reductase, translating into MEYTQLGTTSLQVSRIALGTWAMGGWLWGGTDVEAAVRAIHEALDLGITTIDTAAVYGFGLSEEIVARALREKGVPRDRVVIATKCGMEWDEQENVRRNSSPQRIRKEVEDSLRRLQTDYIDLYQVHWPDPDVPIQETARVLSQLHAEGKVRAIGVSNYGVGEMQAWREVAPLHSDQPPYSLLRREIEADVLPYAREHGIAILAYSPLARGLLTGKFTAEASFPPGDSRAQEKRFQGEEFQRNLRRVEHLKALAAELGKSAAQLAVRWVLDQPGVTVALWGARRPGQIAEAAGATGWHLTDDVKERIERIMRNEAGAA; encoded by the coding sequence TTGGAGTACACGCAGCTTGGCACGACGTCGCTCCAGGTTTCCCGAATCGCCCTGGGCACCTGGGCCATGGGCGGGTGGCTCTGGGGCGGGACGGACGTGGAGGCCGCCGTCCGTGCCATCCACGAGGCGCTGGATCTCGGCATCACCACCATCGACACGGCGGCCGTCTACGGCTTCGGGCTCTCGGAGGAGATCGTGGCCCGGGCCCTTCGGGAGAAGGGCGTGCCCCGCGACCGGGTCGTCATCGCCACCAAGTGCGGTATGGAGTGGGACGAGCAGGAGAACGTCCGGCGCAACTCCTCACCCCAGCGGATCCGCAAGGAGGTCGAGGACAGCCTGCGTCGCCTCCAGACCGACTACATCGACCTCTACCAGGTGCACTGGCCCGACCCCGACGTCCCCATCCAGGAGACGGCCCGAGTGCTGAGCCAGCTCCATGCAGAGGGGAAGGTCCGGGCCATCGGCGTGAGCAACTACGGGGTGGGTGAGATGCAGGCCTGGCGGGAGGTGGCCCCGCTCCACTCGGATCAGCCCCCCTACAGCCTCCTGCGGCGGGAGATCGAGGCGGACGTGCTGCCCTATGCCCGGGAGCACGGGATCGCGATCCTCGCGTACAGCCCTCTGGCCCGGGGACTCCTGACGGGCAAGTTCACGGCCGAGGCCTCCTTCCCGCCAGGCGACAGCCGGGCCCAGGAGAAGCGGTTCCAGGGCGAGGAGTTCCAGCGCAACCTGCGCCGGGTGGAGCATCTCAAGGCTCTGGCGGCCGAGCTCGGGAAGAGCGCGGCCCAGCTCGCCGTGCGGTGGGTGCTGGATCAGCCGGGTGTCACCGTCGCCCTCTGGGGGGCGCGGCGCCCGGGGCAGATCGCTGAAGCCGCAGGTGCCACCGGCTGGCACCTGACCGACGATGTCAAGGAGCGCATCGAACGGATCATGCGGAACGAGGCCGGGGCCGCCTGA
- a CDS encoding Fur family transcriptional regulator, giving the protein MTVSEALEQVRAHGGRVTPQKRAIIQLLASRGNPVSAPELCEELHERFPEMAADTVYRNLQGLVGIGAVEVFHVPDRADRFEWVEYHHHHAVCLGCGSVTCLEPCTGGLVPSGPSGFRPVRHEFQLFGYCDGCDVTTAAEAAPSREEDGA; this is encoded by the coding sequence ATGACCGTCTCAGAGGCGCTGGAGCAGGTGAGGGCCCACGGGGGCAGGGTGACGCCGCAGAAGAGGGCGATCATCCAACTCCTTGCCTCCAGGGGCAACCCGGTGAGCGCGCCGGAGCTCTGCGAGGAGCTGCACGAGCGCTTCCCCGAGATGGCGGCGGACACCGTCTACCGGAACCTCCAAGGCCTGGTGGGCATCGGGGCGGTGGAGGTCTTCCATGTGCCCGACCGTGCGGACCGCTTCGAGTGGGTGGAGTACCATCACCACCATGCGGTCTGTCTCGGGTGCGGCAGCGTTACCTGCCTCGAGCCGTGCACGGGAGGGCTGGTGCCCTCAGGCCCCAGTGGCTTTCGGCCCGTTCGCCACGAGTTCCAGCTCTTCGGCTACTGCGACGGCTGCGACGTAACGACAGCGGCAGAGGCGGCGCCTTCCCGAGAGGAGGATGGAGCGTGA
- a CDS encoding YgaP family membrane protein, whose translation MRTNVGKLDRILRALAGVALLLAGLLALQGTGQVVAVIAGLVLLFTGGSGYCPIYGVCGTGTMKPQVRENPRS comes from the coding sequence ATGCGCACCAACGTTGGGAAGCTGGACCGGATCCTCCGGGCCCTGGCGGGCGTCGCGCTGCTGCTGGCGGGCCTGCTGGCCCTCCAGGGGACGGGGCAGGTGGTCGCGGTGATCGCGGGCCTGGTCCTTCTCTTCACGGGCGGATCGGGGTATTGCCCCATCTACGGCGTCTGCGGCACGGGAACGATGAAGCCGCAGGTGCGCGAGAATCCGCGCAGCTGA
- a CDS encoding metal ABC transporter ATP-binding protein, protein MERPTQPLVELEGVRVERSGRPVLDDVTLAVYAGEFLAVVGHNGAGKSTLLQAMAGLLPVSGGRIARRLGPGAIGYVPQRRGFNDQLPLRVEDVLALRLVRRTSLLRRLRPAERAAIAAALEMVGLTGFERRPFQELSGGEQQRVLLARALAGGARLLLLDEPEAALDLPAQRQLYDLLVRLCHASTLACVVVSHDVGLVSSHAGRMMLLEGRVRALGPTPEVLASQALQELYGPPEGPGPRTGAGDGPPLVLPASGRAG, encoded by the coding sequence ATGGAGAGGCCCACTCAGCCTCTGGTGGAGCTGGAAGGGGTCCGGGTGGAACGGTCCGGCCGGCCGGTGCTGGATGACGTCACGCTGGCCGTCTATGCGGGTGAGTTCCTGGCGGTGGTGGGGCACAACGGTGCCGGCAAGAGCACCTTGCTGCAGGCGATGGCAGGGTTGCTGCCGGTCAGTGGCGGCCGGATCGCGCGCCGTCTGGGGCCCGGTGCGATCGGCTACGTGCCCCAGCGGCGGGGCTTCAACGATCAGCTGCCCCTGCGGGTGGAGGACGTCCTGGCCCTGCGGCTTGTGCGTCGCACCTCCCTCCTGCGCCGCTTGAGGCCCGCGGAGCGTGCGGCCATCGCCGCCGCCCTGGAGATGGTGGGGCTCACAGGCTTCGAGAGGCGGCCGTTCCAGGAGCTCTCGGGCGGGGAGCAGCAACGGGTCCTCCTGGCCCGTGCCCTCGCCGGCGGAGCGCGCCTGCTGCTCCTGGACGAACCCGAGGCCGCCCTCGACCTGCCTGCTCAGCGGCAGCTCTACGACCTCCTCGTCCGGCTCTGCCACGCATCGACCCTGGCCTGCGTGGTCGTCTCGCACGACGTGGGGCTGGTCAGCTCTCATGCGGGCCGGATGATGCTGCTGGAAGGCCGGGTGCGCGCGCTAGGGCCCACCCCGGAGGTGCTGGCCTCCCAGGCGCTGCAGGAGCTTTACGGGCCCCCGGAAGGGCCGGGGCCTCGCACCGGGGCTGGCGACGGTCCGCCCCTGGTGCTGCCAGCCTCGGGGCGGGCCGGGTAG